Proteins encoded within one genomic window of Cucumis sativus cultivar 9930 chromosome 3, Cucumber_9930_V3, whole genome shotgun sequence:
- the LOC101209101 gene encoding uncharacterized protein LOC101209101 — translation MRGEWRSCYLDIILVPLGFLISSGYHAWLWHRVRTQPFTTLIGINTNARRFWISSILQDNEKKNILAVQSLRNTIMGCTLMATTSILLCTGLAAVLSSTYSIKKPLNDAVYGAHGDFMLGLKYVTLLTLFLFSFFCHSLSIRFINQVNILINIPPGAASITTDYISDLLDKGFILNTVGNRLFYAALPMLLWIFGPVLVFVCSVSMVPVLYNLDVVCSHTTAKRKTIVAGGGNGELSNV, via the exons atgaggGGAGAATGGAGAAGCTGTTATTTGGACATAATATTGGTTCCATTAGGGTTCTTAATAAGCAGTGGATATCATGCATGGCTTTGGCATAGAGTTCGAACTCAGCCTTTCACTACTCTCATTGGTATCAACACTAATGCTAGACGTTTTTGGATCTCTTCCATTTTACAG gataatgagaagaaaaacatcCTAGCCGTCCAATCACTAAGGAACACGATAATGGGATGCACCCTAATGGCGACCACTTCAATTCTCCTGTGTACGGGGTTAGCGGCAGTATTAAGTAGCACATACAGCATAAAGAAGCCCTTGAACGACGCTGTTTATGGCGCACACGGCGATTTCATGTTAGGCCTTAAATACGTTACTTTACTaactctcttcctcttctctttcttttgccATTCCCTCTCCATCAGATTCATCAATCAGGTCAATATTCTCATCAACATTCCTCCAGGCGCTGCCTCCATAACCACCGATTACATCTCTGATCTCCTTGATAAAGGATTTATTCTCAACACCGTCGGCAACCGCCTCTTCTACGCCGCCCTCCCTATGCTCCTCTGGATTTTTGGCCCTGTTTTGGTCTTCGTTTGCTCTGTTTCTATGGTGCCTGTTCTTTATAATCTCGACGTCGTTTGTTCCCACACTACTGCAAAACGGAAGACCATCGTCGCCGGTGGGGGTAATGGTGAGCTCAGTAATGTTTAG
- the LOC101216220 gene encoding uncharacterized protein LOC101216220: protein MAWGNIYRRRMKVFTLALVIYLDYKALEQREKWISKSKRAALWEKAHERNAKRVLSLIIELEGLWVKFGQYLSTRADVVPEAYIRLLKQLQDSLPPRPLQEVRQTIQKELGKPTTDIFTNFVEAPLATASIAQVHRATFLDGREVVIKVQHEGIKTVILEDLKNAKAIVDWIAWAEPQYDFNPIIDEWCREAPKELDFNLEAENTRTVSRNLGCSAGDKGLGTVNVFIPEVVQSTEKVLILEYMDGIRLNDSASLEAYGIDKQKVVEEITRAYAHQIYVDGFFNGDPHPGNFLVSKEPPHCPILLDFGLTKKLPTTMKLALAKMFLAAAEGDHVALLSSFAEMGLKLRLDMPEQAMTVTNVFFRATTAAKESHDTFRAMTEQRSKNVREIQEKMKMNQKEAKRFNPVDAFPGDIIIFARVLNLLRGLSSLMDVRIVYLDIMRPFAEFVLQGSISKEPNVNDQWIWKTPVHSDVEAKLRQLLIKLGNEDKILGIQVCAYKDGEVIIDTSAGFLGKYDPRPVQPDSLFPVFSVTKGITAGMLHWLVDNGKLNLAENVANMWPEFGSNGKDIIKVYHVLNHTSGLHNASVDVRENPLVICDWEECLNCMANSTPETEPGQEQLYHYLSYGWLCGGIVENATGKKFQEILEEALVKPLHVEGELYVGIPPGVETRLATLTPNLDDILKFSGISRSDLPSTFQPAMIAQFITTLTPLFNMLNTRRAIIPAANGHCSARALARYYAALADGGVIPPPHSSSSQPALGSHPHIPKFTSEIPKKQKAARSKDVGNVNNNHEKNSSSTETAENNNIFRTTSNTGYTRLLNDSSSSSNLNDPSTRVDTRHPNDGNKFVGKIYKDPRIHDAFLGIREYENYTIPNGKFGLGFSRLRSEDGSFIGFGHSGMGGSTGFCNIDHRFAISVTLNKLSLGGVTASIIQLVCSELNIPLPVEFSSPGISDGQHSIVETPLIN from the exons ATGGCATGGGGGAACATCTacagaagaagaatgaaagtgTTCACTCTGGCTTTAGTGATTTACCTGGATTATAAG GCATTAGAACAAAGAGAGAAGTGGATTAGTAAGTCTAAACGAGCAGCCTTATGGGAAAAAGCACACGAACGCAATGCAAAGCGCGTATTGAGTTTGATAATAGAGTTGGAAGGTTTGTGGGTGAAATTTGGACAGTATTTATCTACTCGAGCAGATGTTGTCCCTGAGGCATACATACGCCTCCTCAAACAGCTACAAGACTCTCTCCCTCCTCGCCCTTTACAAGAG GTTCGCCAGACCATACAGAAAGAGTTGGGGAAACCAACCACtgatatatttacaaactttGTGGAAGCACCCTTAGCAACTGCATCT ATAGCCCAAGTGCACCGAGCAACTTTCCTTGATGGAAGGGAGGTGGTTATCAAAGTGCAACATGAGGGCATAAAGACAGTTATATTGGAG GACTTGAAGAATGCAAAGGCGATTGTTGATTGGATAGCCTGGGCAGAGCCACAGTATGACTTTAATCCCATTATAGATGAATGGTGCCGAGAAGCTCCCAAAGAACTTGATTTCAATCTTGAAGCTG agAACACGAGGACAGTATCTAGAAATCTTGGCTGCTCGGCTGGCGATAAAGGCCTTGGCACTGTGAATGTTTTTATTCCGGAAGTTGTTCAG TCAACAGAGAAAGTTCTAATTTTAGAGTATATGGACGGCATACGTTTAAATGACTCTGCTAGTCTGGAAGCATATGGTATTGACAAACAAAAAGTTGTTGAAGAAATCACACGGGCTTATGCACACCAAATTTATGTTGATGGATTTTTCAATGGCGATCCCCATCCCG GGAATTTTCTCGTCAGCAAGGAACCTCCTCATTGTCCAATTTTGCTTGACTTTGGGCTCACAAAGAAATTACCGACCACCATGAAACTAGCACTGGCAAAGATGTTTTTGGCCGCTGCAGAG GGTGACCATGTTGCTCTTCTATCTTCCTTTGCTGAAATGGGACTTAAGTTGCGTCTTGATATGCCAGAGCAAGCAATGACGGTGACAAATGTATTCTTTCGAGCGACAACTGCTGCCAAAGAATCACAT GACACCTTTAGAGCTATGACGGAGCAAAGATCAAAGAATGTGAgagaaatacaagaaaaaatgaaaatgaatcaaaagGAGGCTAAACGTTTCAATCCT GTTGATGCATTTCCTGgtgatattataatatttgcACGGGTCCTTAATCTTCTAAGAG GTCTTTCTTCCTTGATGGATGTTCGCATAGTATATCTAGATATCATGAGACCGTTTGCTGAATTTGTTCTACAAGG AAGTATTAGCAAGGAGCCAAACGTAAATGATCAATGGATCTGGAAAACACCTGTTCATTCTGATGTTGAAGCTAAGCTGAGACAACTCTTAATCAAGCTAGGGAATGAGGATAAAATACTTGGAATCCAG GTGTGTGCCTACAAAGATGGAGAGGTCATTATTGATACTTCTGCTGGGTTTCTGGGGAAATATGATCCTCGTCCAGTTCAGCCCGATAGTCTTTTTCCAGTGTTCTCTGTAACAAAGGGCATCACAGCTGGAATGTTGCATTGGCTAGTTGATAATGG GAAACTTAACCTTGCAGAAAATGTTGCTAATATGTGGCCAGAATTTGGATCAAATGGTAAAGATATAATAAAG GTCTACCACGTGCTTAACCACACTTCAGGTCTTCATAATGCCTCGGTGGATGTTAGGGAAAATCCTTTGGTAATTTGTGACTGGGAGGAATGTTTAAATTGCATGGCTAATTCAACGCCAGAGACCGAACCTGGCCAGGAGCAGTTGTATCACTATCTATCCTATGGCTGGCTATGTGGTGGAATCGTTGAG aatGCAACGGGGAAGAAATTCCAAGAGATTCTTGAAGAAGCATTAGTTAAGCCACTCCATGTCGAAGGCGAACTATACGTCGGAATCCCTCCTG GAGTTGAAACTCGTCTTGCAACATTAACACCAAACCTTGACGATATTCTAAAGTTCTCCGGGATCAGTCGTTCTGACTTGCCCTCCACCTTCCAGCCAGCCATGATAGCCCAGTTTATCACAACTTTAACACCTCTATTTAATATGCTTAATACTCGCCGTGCCATTATACCAGCCGCCAATGGACATTGCTCTGCTCGTGCATTGGCACGTTATTATGCAGCCTTGGCCGATGGCGGCGTGATACCACCACCACATTCCTCATCCTCCCAACCAGCTCTCGGAAGCCACCCTCACATCCCTAAATTCACTTCTGAGATTCCTAAGAAGCAGAAAGCTGCCAGAAGCAAGGACGTTGGTAACGTAAATAACAACCACGAAAAGAATTCAAGTTCCACCGAAACAGCTGAGAATAATAACATCTTCAGGACTACTAGCAATACTGGTTACACTAGACTCCTCAACGATAGCAGCAGCAGTAGCAATCTCAATGATCCCAGCACAAGAGTTGATACAAGGCATCCAAATGATGGAAATAAATTTGTAGGCAAAATATACAAAGACCCTAGAATTCATGATGCCTTTTTGGGTATAAGGGAATATGAGAATTACACCATTCCAAATGGGAAATTTGGTTTAGGTTTCTCAAGGTTGAGATCAGAGGATGGTTCTTTTATTGGGTTTGGTCATTCAGGAATGGGTGGATCCACAGGTTTTTGTAATATAGATCACAGGTTCGCCATCTCCGTAACCCTCAACAAATTGTCTCTAGGGGGTGTGACCGCCAGCATAATACAGCTCGTTTGTTCCGAGCTGAATATCCCGTTACCAGTAGAATTTTCCTCGCCTGGGATTTCTGATGGACAGCATAGTATAGTGGAAACTCCTTTGATTAACTGA